In a single window of the Coregonus clupeaformis isolate EN_2021a chromosome 10, ASM2061545v1, whole genome shotgun sequence genome:
- the LOC121575894 gene encoding neuritin isoform X2, producing the protein MALNVSLVRSVDEVREALREAARTKGAVSLAVARVSAADVKCENIYRDFSDCVLELGESMDNYQENVTSEMGVEAVCSHWEAFHTCALTALSGCQEEVGSIWETLKEDSRKIRFQGSLFDLCSPSSAPSLRLLLSPLPLLLLGLLILGGPIWPAT; encoded by the exons ATGGCACTAAACGTATCTCTGGTGCGGAGCGTCGATGAGGTGAGAGAAGCGCTCCGAGAGGCAGCACGCACGAAAGGGGCAG TGTCCCTGGCTGTGGCAAGAGTCTCAGCGGCAGATGTGAAGTGTGAGAATATTTACAGGGACTTCTCTGACTGTGTTCTGGAGCTGGGGGAGAGCATGGATAACTACCAGGAGAATGTGACCAGCGAGATGGGAGTGGAAGCTGTGTGTAG CCACTGGGAGGCATTCCACACGTGTGCCCTGACGGCACTGTCCGGGTGTCAGGAGGAGGTGGGCTCCATCTGGGAGACCCTGAAAGAAGACTCCAGGAAGATCCGCTTCCAGGGCAGCCTCTTCGACCTGTGCAGCCCCAGCTCGGCCCCCAGCCTGCGCTTGCTTCTATCCCCTCTACCCCTGCTGCTCCTGGGCTTGCTGATCCTGGGAGGGCCCATCTGGCCAGCCACATAG
- the LOC121575894 gene encoding neuritin isoform X1: MALNVSLVRSVDEVREALREAARTKGADGARHPLLGLIWDMGFTSVKIPRCCAFIVLVSLAVARVSAADVKCENIYRDFSDCVLELGESMDNYQENVTSEMGVEAVCSHWEAFHTCALTALSGCQEEVGSIWETLKEDSRKIRFQGSLFDLCSPSSAPSLRLLLSPLPLLLLGLLILGGPIWPAT, from the exons ATGGCACTAAACGTATCTCTGGTGCGGAGCGTCGATGAGGTGAGAGAAGCGCTCCGAGAGGCAGCACGCACGAAAGGGGCAG ATGGCGCAAGGCACCCTCTGCTGGGTTTGATATGGGATATGGGATTTACGTCGGTGAAGATTCCAAGATGTTGTGCATTTATTGTATTAG TGTCCCTGGCTGTGGCAAGAGTCTCAGCGGCAGATGTGAAGTGTGAGAATATTTACAGGGACTTCTCTGACTGTGTTCTGGAGCTGGGGGAGAGCATGGATAACTACCAGGAGAATGTGACCAGCGAGATGGGAGTGGAAGCTGTGTGTAG CCACTGGGAGGCATTCCACACGTGTGCCCTGACGGCACTGTCCGGGTGTCAGGAGGAGGTGGGCTCCATCTGGGAGACCCTGAAAGAAGACTCCAGGAAGATCCGCTTCCAGGGCAGCCTCTTCGACCTGTGCAGCCCCAGCTCGGCCCCCAGCCTGCGCTTGCTTCTATCCCCTCTACCCCTGCTGCTCCTGGGCTTGCTGATCCTGGGAGGGCCCATCTGGCCAGCCACATAG
- the LOC121575894 gene encoding neuritin isoform X3, whose protein sequence is MGFTSVKIPRCCAFIVLVSLAVARVSAADVKCENIYRDFSDCVLELGESMDNYQENVTSEMGVEAVCSHWEAFHTCALTALSGCQEEVGSIWETLKEDSRKIRFQGSLFDLCSPSSAPSLRLLLSPLPLLLLGLLILGGPIWPAT, encoded by the exons ATGGGATTTACGTCGGTGAAGATTCCAAGATGTTGTGCATTTATTGTATTAG TGTCCCTGGCTGTGGCAAGAGTCTCAGCGGCAGATGTGAAGTGTGAGAATATTTACAGGGACTTCTCTGACTGTGTTCTGGAGCTGGGGGAGAGCATGGATAACTACCAGGAGAATGTGACCAGCGAGATGGGAGTGGAAGCTGTGTGTAG CCACTGGGAGGCATTCCACACGTGTGCCCTGACGGCACTGTCCGGGTGTCAGGAGGAGGTGGGCTCCATCTGGGAGACCCTGAAAGAAGACTCCAGGAAGATCCGCTTCCAGGGCAGCCTCTTCGACCTGTGCAGCCCCAGCTCGGCCCCCAGCCTGCGCTTGCTTCTATCCCCTCTACCCCTGCTGCTCCTGGGCTTGCTGATCCTGGGAGGGCCCATCTGGCCAGCCACATAG